Genomic window (Candidatus Binatia bacterium):
GCGCGGCCGACGAGCGCCTCCGCAGCGTCACGTTGCGCCGCGAGCCGCCGCGCCCACTCGCGGCACGTGCGCGCGTAGTCCATGCGGTCGTTGCGCAGGCGCGTGATCTCGAGCAGGCCGTCCGCGGCCTCGACGATCTCGCCGAGCGCCGGCAGGTCCGACTCGGGAAACACCTCGCCGGTGATGAACGGCGAGATCTGCTCGGGACGGAGCGTCCCGTAGGCGATGGTCTGCAGAGACAGCGCGCCGCCGGGGCGCAGCCAGTCCCGGCAGCGCGCGAAGAAGCGCCGGTACGTCGCGACCTTCTGCGCACGCGGGAGATCCCGGCGCGCGAAGTGCTCGAAGGCGCCGATCGAGACGATCGCGTCGTAGGGCGCAGCGGGCTCGTGCTGCTCCCAGCTCTCGAGGCGCACGGTGACGCGCGCGAGACGCTGCCGCTCGACGTACG
Coding sequences:
- a CDS encoding cyclopropane-fatty-acyl-phospholipid synthase family protein, translating into MTTLDDTLAATAGASRAAIEFHYDVGTAFYRLWLGDELTYSCAMFEDGDDLEAAQGRKIDFHARASGAIGAASVLDVGCGWGSTMRRLVERHGVERVTGLTLSRDQAAYVERQRLARVTVRLESWEQHEPAAPYDAIVSIGAFEHFARRDLPRAQKVATYRRFFARCRDWLRPGGALSLQTIAYGTLRPEQISPFITGEVFPESDLPALGEIVEAADGLLEITRLRNDRMDYARTCREWARRLAAQRDAAEALVGRARVETYDRFLRMSAKGFASGGLVLLRITLRRIDGVA